Proteins encoded in a region of the Sander lucioperca isolate FBNREF2018 chromosome 18, SLUC_FBN_1.2, whole genome shotgun sequence genome:
- the six4a gene encoding homeobox protein SIX4a: protein MSSSSAGEVTTANDIKRENVKEVDKRECIKLVALDAAELSMERNTDAVRTELLVSAASSLAFSPEQVACVCEALQQGGNVDRLARFLWSLPQSDLLRGNESILKAQALVAYHQARYQELYSILENHSFSPSNHTFLQDLWYKARYTEAEKARGRPLGAVDKYRIRRKYPLPRTIWDGEETVYCFKERSRNALKDLYNQNRYPSPAEKRNLAKITGLSLTQVSNWFKNRRQRDRNPSEAQSKSESDGNHSTEDESSKGNEELSPRPLSNSSDGVIPHGTLPIQTGPLDSGVVIQQIGDIKLPPGSSSGSLYNGSLVTSNPSSTVFHNGGSSYLHTPGNILFNGLNLGIQPLAFNPLRPSGGVLLGGSGMDMQMQTGQEKGLGNSAEDSALQYASYSGCVNGAEVKLEGVHTMAAQNGGSSVLTFSSSSGALQLGGYSLVQVPSGVSDSDGSSLLNSNVGLPPLQLSSRSSSSTVTQQGTMPLNNVAVSSSSDDSFQQQDKLTMTSLHHSTVLYSMSNTGQQAIKKEPLEGGVYSSYHHGLHLDPSGQLSYTTPNSEEVPSSQGPALTTEVSAVSSSSPEPEVYTTLTVSTPLMAQTDPGSHHLQPAEYLRGHEVRGPSSHLMGPCMNNNYMNLVENKVDGTGSGGVSEMMRAMCGEMEAVEGKELAKLQTVQMEEDMADL from the exons atgtcttcttCTTCGGCCGGAGAAGTCACAACAGCAAATGACATCAAGAGGGAAAATGTGAAGGAGGTGGATAAGCGGGAGTGCATCAAGCTTGTGGCGCTGGACGCGGCGGAGTTGTCCATGGAGCGCAACACGGACGCGGTGCGCACGGAGCTGTTGGTGAGCGCCGCTTCCTCTCTGGCTTTCTCCCCGGAGCAAGTGGCGTGTGTCTGCGAGGCTTTGCAGCAGGGAGGTAATGTGGACCGGCTGGCCAGGTTCCTGTGGTCCCTTCCACAGAGTGACCTGCTACGCGGCAACGAAAGCATCCTGAAAGCCCAAGCCCTCGTTGCTTACCACCAGGCTCGGTATCAGGAGTTGTACAGTATTTTGGAGAACCACAGTTTCAGTCCGTCCAACCACACCTTTCTGCAAGATCTATGGTACAAGGCCCGGTACACTGAGGCGGAGAAGGCGAGGGGGAGACCCCTGGGCGCCGTGGACAAGTACCGGATCCGGAGAAAGTACCCTCTCCCCAGGACTATCTGGGACGGCGAGGAGACTGTGTATTGTTTCAAGGAGAGGTCCCGAAACGCGCTGAAGGATCTGTATAACCAGAATAGGTACCCCTCTCCTGCCGAGAAAAGAAATCTCGCCAAGATTACAGGACTCTCCTTGACCCAGGTCAGCAACTGGTTCAAAaacaggagacagagagacagaaacccGTCCGAGGCACAATCAAAAAG TGAATCTGATGGAAACCACAGCACAGAGGATGAGTCGAGCAAAGGCAATGAGGAGTTGTCTCCCCGACCACTCTCTAACTCCTCAGATGGGGTAATCCCCCATGGGACCCTTCCAATTCAAACAGGGCCTCTGGACAGTGGGGTGGTCATCCAACAGATTGGGGACATCAAACTGCCCCCTGGATCCAGCAGTGGCAGTCTCTACAATGGAAGTCTAGTGACCAGTAACCCCTCCTCCACTGTGTTTCACAATGGTGGCTCATCTTACCTCCACACACCTGGAAACATCCTCTTCAACGGGCTCAATTTAGGCATCCAGCCCTTGGCCTTCAACCCTCTGAGACCGTCTGGAGGGGTGCTGCTGGGGGGCTCTGGTATGGACATGCAGATGCAGACAGGACAGGAGAAGGGACTGGGCAATTCTGCTGAGGACTCTGCCCTCCAGTATGCCTCCTACTCGGGTTGTGTGAACGGAGCAGAGGTGAAGTTGGAGGGGGTTCACACCATGGCTGCCCAGAACGGAGGCTCCTCTGTGCTCACGTTCAGCTCCTCGTCAGGTGCGCTGCAGCTGGGTGGCTACAGTCTGGTCCAGGTACCAAGTGGGGTCTCTGACAGCGATGGCAGCTCATTACTCAACAGCAACGTAGGTCTTCCTCCACTGCAGCTCTCTTCCCGCTCATCTTCCTCAACAGTCACACAACAAG GTACCATGCCTCTGAACAATGTAGCAGTGAGTTCCTCCAGTGACGACTCGTTCCAGCAGCAGGACAAGCTGACCATGACGTCCCTGCACCACAGCACAGTCCTCTACAGCATGAGCAACACCGGCCAGCAGGCCATCAAGAAGGAGCCTCTGGAGGGAGGCGTGTACTCCTCGTACCACCACGGACTCCACCTGGACCCCAGCGGTCAGCTCAGCTACACCACCCCCAACTCAGAAGAGGTTCCTTCCAGCCAAGGTCCCGCCTTGACCACCGAGGTCTCCGCTGTCAGCTCGTCCAGCCCTGAGCCAGAGGTCTACACCACCCTCACTGTTAGCACGCCCCTGATGGCTCAAACGGACCCCGGCAGCCACCACCTCCAGCCCGCAGAGTATCTCAGGGGCCACGAAGTCCGGGGGCCCTCCTCGCATCTGATGGGCCCCTGCATGAACAACAACTACATGAACCTTGTAGAGAACAAGGTGGACGGCACGGGCTCAGGAGGCGTGAGTGAGATGATGCGGGCGATGTGTGGGGAGATGGAGGCTGTGGAGGGGAAGGAGCTAGCCAAACTACAGACAGTGCAGATGGAGGAGGACATGGCTGACCTTTAA